DNA from Tachysurus vachellii isolate PV-2020 chromosome 22, HZAU_Pvac_v1, whole genome shotgun sequence:
AAACTGTGAGTGAACTGAAGTTGaactgttttttctctttttgtccaCATTATTCTGTTCAATATGACAGAAGGTCTGGACTGTTACATCTACGGTTCGTACGGTTTGGACGATTGTTTCTCAAAGAAGCAAAAgtgattaaatataataatataggaAGAGTTTTGACAGTTTGGTGTATTTTATGTGGACCAGTGATATTGAAATGTAGTTATTTTGATTAATCCAGAGGGGAGAAAGTGCTTCGTGCCttgtacatgtatgtgtttcTGGGTGAAGCATCAGAGTCAGTGTTGTTGACTTTTACACTACATTTGTCATGTACATGCATGTTTTACTGAAATGATGCAATTATATTAATGCTTTAATGTCATGTGCTCTAAATGTAAAAGGAAAGTTCTGTATTGTGTTTCTTTAATAtatgcagagaaagaaagagtctgTCATATGCTGTGATAGTGTATGCATGTGCCAGAGTGGGGATAAAAAGGAAGTTTGAGatgttataattaatttaattctcTGTATAAACTCATtttgaagttattgactgtgtTGTAATACCCAGGTTTAAGTGTTATGTTGTGTAATGATATTTGTAATGTTTGAGCTGTATTATGCATTAATCACAACAATATAACATGTTATGAAGGACTGTATTTTCATGTTCTCTCATGTTACTTAAGCAGCCTTTAGTCTTCTGTGCAGTCAGATGTTATATTCATGTGTTTGTTTCCTAACATCAGGGGCTGTTACTGTTGTCTATGTTATGTCTATATTATGTCtatattatgtatgttatgtctGTTATGTCTATGTCATGACTATGTTATGTCTATGTTATGTCTATGTTATGTCTATAATAGGCTTATGTTATGTCTGTTATGACTATGTTATGTCTATGTTATGTATATTGTGTCTATTAGTTGGTTAAAAATGATGTACACACTGTTAGGAGGGAAGCTGAGTTTTTGATTGTCAACAATTTTATTCACTAGTCCTACCTTTCCAACTCCATCATCCCCAAAGTTTGCATAATTAACGCTGCACCGCTTAACATGCAGTCTGAAATAAAAGATCCCAgtttaaattctattttctgTGTCCGGTGTCATTACTAATCCATCTCCGGAGCTACACATAAGCACGCAGCCTCCTCCATCGTACGGAGCCTTGATCCAGTGTATCATGCGTCTCTACGCTttattacaaatgcaaagtCCCTAATTCACATTGTATTCTTTATGATCTGGTGCGTTAGACATCACTGACCACCCGCAGAAAACAGCattggtatatttttatatataaagccatGCTAACTTCCAGCTTATCTCTGTACCCTCCTCTGTCCCAAGTCTGCTAGTTATCAGCTAAAGCTCCTCCAAGTGGTTGCTTGTTAATGTACCCAGGGTTTGGACAGATTTGGGGAAAACTGCATTTTCATACTCTGCACCATGGGCATGGAATAACTTGCAAAAAgatcttaaattagaaatgtgtttatcaataaatacatttaagaccatcataaaaaatgtggtaAAGGAGACATGTAGTTGTTTTTCTTAAGATTCCTTgtatttgaatgatttttgcatgattgtatgtttttactatgttgtgtttatgtatggctGCTACCTTGTGTGTAGCATTTTAATATGTTGCTTATGTATAGCTGCTACTTTGGCCAGGTCTTTCTTATAAAAGAGATTTTTGATCTCAATGAGacttcctggtaaaataaataaataaagttcagcAGGTGGTTCACCAGCAGAACTCTACCTGGTTAAGACAATTGTGGAGTTTAGGTTCTGACAAGAAgatatttgttgtttaaaatatcCAAGATTAAAAAGCCTTTTTAAACTGCTTAGCTCCTGGTTCCAGAGATTTAAAGGAGCGTTTTCATAAGAACTGTTCATTGAtggacttaaaaataaaactccagcagacagaaagtgtgtttgttaaattaaatgataGGAACAGCATAGTTAGGAATCTGGAAAACCCAGAAAAACAAAGGTCTCCAGCTTCACCTCCACAGATTCTGAGGGGTTGTTTAAGGGTTTAGTGGTAAAAAGGTTAAAGATTGAgttggtgtttaatgtttaaagatgaattgtgtggtggtgtgttttgtttatctatgtattttaatgaatgaatgaattaattaatttccctgtgtattctttattcttgaatgatattttattatgtttatttgtttattatagtaACACCATAAATCTATGGAAGGTTGCTCTGCATCTTTGTCATCGAGTCAATGATGAGCTGTTTAAGGGACATCTAAGTGAAGATCTTCACAATCATCATCCTCATTGTCATCCTCTTCTACATAGAATGAGAGAAATTTATCATCTtactttcatgtgtgtgtgtgtgtgtgtgtgtgtgtgtgtgtgtgtgcctcactATCGTGCGAGTCGGCTCTCTGATATTCCGGTTCCGTGATGCTGGTGCTGAAGTCAGGAAGCTTCCCCTCATCTTTGGCATGAAGCTgcaaacacacgcacccacatgcacacacacacacacacacacacacacacacacacacacacacacacacacacacttgtttataATCAGataatgtctttctttctctctatttcttacacatacacacctcctGCTCCTTCATCTCCTCGATCACTGAGTCTATATCATGTCCCTGTAGTTCCTCCTGCAACAGAATCAGTTTCAGCTCCACCTCCAGCAGCATATTTATTGCATGCAGAGGATACACATGCTCTCACTGCACCGGAGcatcctacacacatacacacacacacaattcaagaCCTTTGTAAGTTCTAAAACTGCtctaaatacagtaaatacaccgGACCACTCAGATAATTGACTTtctataagagtgtgtgtgtatgggtgtgtatgagtgtgtgtatacctgcggTGTGATGTGATCTAGTTTGTGACACATATGTTCCACAGCATTGTTCAAAgtgttcagtttgtgtgtgagtctctccACAGTCTCTTTAGCTGCGTCTTGCTCCTGCTTTtcctgctgtaacagagaaacaaGCTCCTCCACCAAACTCCtcctactgacacacacacacacacacacacacacacacacacacagtctaataaAGTACAAACTGCTGCCTCTCTCCTGCTGAGTGTAAAGTGATATAACACAAATATGAGAGAAAAAGTGAACAATAAAGGAACAAtatgatgaggtgtgtgtgtgtgtgtgtgtgtgtttctgctccttcatcttctctatgtgtgtatgtgtgtcacacTGATATATAAACCTGTCTACCACCtcctatacactcacacacacatatacacaagcacacattctCCAGTTCAGTTTGGTGTCTGATACATGGTCATGTGACTTTAAGGATGCAGTAGAAACTAAACGTATGAATCATATGCAGtgcacttctgtgtgtgtgtgtgtgtgtgtgtgtgtgtgtgtgacctgtgtgttagtgtctcCTGTAGCCTCAGTGATGCGTTTGAAAGCCTCCTTGAACCTTTAAATCTCTTTAGCCTTATATGTACCTGCTTGTTCATTATTGTGTTTGTCCTCAtcactgtctgtttctgtgttagTGTCTTGTTCACTGACCGACTCCATCACTACTTCCTGACTGcttatgatttgtttttcctgttcCGTTTCCACAAGCCCTTTCTTCCTGGTCTGTGGGCCACTACTGCCTGCTTTAGACTTTCTCCTGGATCTGACCACAGTGAAACCTCCATCCTATGTGATCAGGTCCGTGTTGTCTGTAGCTACAGACTCCTCACTACTTTGATTTTTGACTGCCTTTGTGTTCTGTTCTGGATTGTCATTAActtttggattttcttttcctgtctccATCTGTTCTGCTTCTGGCCCAgttgttttctcttcttcttcttgacctTCTGTGTTactgttttgctgttttatttcttcctgcCTTTTTGTCTGTACACTGCTCTCTTCAttgttctgtttgtctttttctttttatatttctgtctcCTGATTACCTTCAACCTCTTTCCCAGGACACTTCCTGATCTCATGTCGCTCCTGACCACCCAAAACACTTCAACACTCCAGAACTTGTGAAAATAACAAATTCctccttatttacatttacattaaacacGATGTTCAGGTCTTCATCCCTGCTGTTTAAAATCAAGTACACACGTCTTCTATAAGACAAAATGTGCCTCAGCTCGGGGTCTTTACAACCTGTTGGgatcagttttatttgtgaCTCTCTTTAGACAAAACAACTGTTTTCGAGGTGCTACTGAGGGGAAAAACTTTGACCACCGTGTCTTTAATTACAACCCCTTTAGTGACCACAAGCTCAACTTTGTGAAtgtcatccacaaacatcaCCACAGCCTTGTTCATGTGGGCAGCAGAAACAATGCTCTTCCCGCCGATTAGCTTAGCTACCGCTGAGGCGCCTCATCTACGGTGCACGTGACAGTCGGTAACAGTTTAAACCCGTGCTTCCGGGTCAGGTGTGTTAAAGCCATATGAAGTAAGGAAAGTAAAGGCTCATGCCGCGCTAcaacgtcacacacacacacacacacacacacacacacacactacacgctaCACACCACTCTATGCTCACTTAAATTACACAATTTACAGCATAAAGAAAAGCAATAAGATATTTTCACTCACACCTTCACTACACGCTCACACGCTCGCGCATGCGCACAGAAAGAGacggagtgtgtgagagagacagtaagagagagagagagagtgagtgtgtgtgtgtgtgtgtgtgtgagagagaaggagagagagagagagagtgagtgtgtgagagagcgtgatagagaaagagtgagagtgagtgtgtgtgagagagagacagagagtgtgtgtgtgtgtgtgtgagagagagagcgacagagagagagagagagtgtgtgtgtgtgtgtgtaagagaaagaaagtgtgtgtgtgagagagagagagagagagagagagtgtgtgtgtgtgtgtgagagagagtgatagagagactAAACGTGTATAAATGTGAACAGTTGATGATGACTGGGTCACACAGATGGAGGTGTGTGATGATCTGAACACTCATCACTTGTGTGAGGACTTAAACATTTGGGCTcgtgctgttgtaggaaaataaccCAGAgacagagttactgttaccccCAATGATGATGATTCCAACATCATGACCCCAAGTGTATTGTTCCTCTCACACCACAGTCATTCATCAactatttcagttttatttctgaaagaaGGAACAGTTACACTACAGTGTTCCATACTTACGTCTGACGAATGTTAGTTCATGTCACTTccctcagcagtgtctctttattctctcaagttaataagagaaaaataaatctcagctcgtcatgttactgagaaaccacaaagaagtGGAAACTCACTGAGACAAATGCTAAACTctctcatttcatttatttcattttattaagtattatttCATGACACTACTTTGGCTATTTTATTGTGTGAACATTGAAATATtatgatattaatattttattcagtaaaaTTACACTTTATAAACCAGGAAATAAATCAGGGAGAGATTTAGCTCAAGTTGTTCCATCTCTAATCCACTGAGGTTTGACCTGGTGAACCTGAACATGTCCCTCCACTTGTCCATCGTTCCTACAATTAAATCTTctcattaaaatgaaagagtAACAAGTCACACACTTAATCACTCGACTTATTTTTACCTTccagtctgtgttcagtgtggaGCAGTGTTGAGTCTCGCATCACCACTTTAATGATTATACACaaaccctctgtgtgtgtgtgtgtgtgtgtgtgtgtgtgtgtgtgtgtgtgtgtgtgtaatggaatGCTCtacataatatacaataataatttagaatagaataaaaatatacatatataatgtaaCAAACATTACAAAGAGCATGAGAGTATAGTGTCATGaaataatacttaataaaattaaataaattaaattatagagTTTAGCATTTGTCTTGTGGAGGATAAACTGAAATTATCTGTATCTCCTGATGTGCTagcaacagagacacagaaaggcACTAGTATTGCTttataggcttaaaaacaaGACATTGCACAATACATCAAGTTGTAACGACAgttgaataaatgtaataacattttaatgttggTTAAATTATGAGTATTCGTTAGCTGCTGCACAGCAAACTAATTGaaaataattctattaataataattcca
Protein-coding regions in this window:
- the LOC132837937 gene encoding outer dynein arm-docking complex subunit 3-like translates to MLLEVELKLILLQEELQGHDIDSVIEEMKEQELHAKDEGKLPDFSTSITEPEYQRADSHDKEDDNEDDDCEDLHLDVP